TCACGTTCGAATACGgactggcatcaaagttcatggtttttccccgaagaaaggcaacgagcccccggatccgatcgaatggactcgggaactatatgaactggttGGCCGGaatctggggtacgccaccagcttggcccgagccggaccccccccccccgaacggggaccgggactccactcgaactgacccgttcgcagctcaacgagcaccacggttcgtccagcGAGGATAGCAtggcacggctcaacccctccgtcccagcgaacaaacgcttgaggggtaacgatcagaagtcgatctagcctcccgatcggtctcccgcaacgcgcgggggctcgggggctagcctcgcaaccaacaaccacgcgtgtggtcgcgatttgGAGTCTTGGAGCAGGAGTGGTCGGCGAAACAATAGAGAATCCTCCCGCGCCGAGCCATCCTCAAGATACCCTGCCTAACTAAACTCCTCGGCCAAGCCGAACGAAGGAAATTCTTTCTCCCTGATCAACAACAGTTTGCAGGACAAACAGGAGTCTCCGACGGACGGCGAaggcagcctctggaggagcatcctttgctccaccaaaggctcgggggctactgttgggggaaaatattaacgacctccttaagCCCCTTAAACAACAAATCATAAAGGcctaggcccacctgcggtaatgacgatTGCCACCGACCCAGCATGGGTAGggaacatcccactccgtctcgcccgacccagggttccggggtcggacactcccgaacCCTCGATGgcagaactccgcctcgcccgacccacggtcccagggtcaggtgcgcccgacccctcgccgcaaggctccgcctcgcccgaccctaggtgtagggggtcggactcatccgggcccacaagacaagtatccgcctcgggcgcagaccagCAGACGAGGGCGTGGATCTCGTGGACCCCCCgtcgatcttgccataaatgcaccgcggctctagcgcgcagaaaggcgcccgctcCCCTCGATGTGACCCGCCATAAGTACCCaagcggaacactgtagccacgaccgcacaggctacagtggccgcggctccctctgattcgccatagggcactcatagcatgcgccgcccggcataggagggagcgccgcccgttccTCGCGCCCAgcgtatccggcgacagggacgcgacgtccgtgttccacgagacgtaagcaggacaacaggggtcagccgtctcccccaacgtgcacagttgccacgaccggacaccatcatcatgcccggcggcgacggtcgcCCAGAGGACCGGCGACAGGATCCGGCGACAACCGCCCTCCCCCGATGGCTGTGCTGACAGGAGCCCGAGGctggagcaggaggtggcgacccggggacttggtccttctccttgtactttactttacttagcttatctcttttacttctcctgacACCTGGCTCACCTATAACCCTTGAGCTctccttgtgctataaaaggagaaccagggggcCCGAGACCGgcaggactctcaagccaacagaacccacacactcacctctagagcatcagtacacacccaagagacttgggaccggctccctctctcgcctgtttgtaacccctactacagacctcgcgtgagtaacacgagcagctcctcatactggacgtagggctttctttgcccgaaccagtctaccccgtgtcctctcacgccaccatccgaagccttacgcgcataaaagaaatttactagccgtagtcttgatccgctaatcttgacaacaacaATGGTCTTAAGTGGAATCAACATCCATGCATTTTCCTCTCTATCTCCCTGCAGAAATGCAACCATATAATACATTATTCCACCCTTAAGTATAAAAAATGGATCCAACTTAGGAGGAACTAGGTGGTTTTCATTAAgaattaagaagaagaaaataagcacCTAAATTCAAGCTAGAGGGGATTTGAACCTGGGTGGTTAGGGTGCACGATCACACCTTCCATCCTAATCAATTGAGCTAGGCTCACTTCCTCTAACACCCTTAAGTATTATTCAATTAACCAAAATTCACTTAAGGGACTAGGTGCACTTTCAAACCATGAAAGTATTCATGCATAATTTAGGAGAAGAATCTAACTGATGTAATGGCATAGAGGCGATAGAGATAGGGCCGTAGTGGATGGAGATGGAGTGCTGATCTCCTTCAATGGCCTTCAATAAATGGTGATGTCTTGTATTTGTACACCATCAAGATCTTCTACACGACAAAAGCATTGCGCGCTCCTTGCATTCCTCAGGTTTTCAATGTGCAGTATGAGAAATTAGGGATACAATCATAAACATGGAAACTCAGAATAAAAATGGGAAAGTATACTAATCACAATGGCGTTGATTATCATAAAATTGGCTAACGTACTGAACATTGCGTCACTTGAAAAAATACAGAAAAGATAAGTATTATATCATGCCCTGATGCCCATGCCCGACGTGTGTTCATCTAGCGCAAAGGATGTGCCCTTACAGTTTCAGATGTAAATTAAGTTTTATATCCCACGGTTTTGTATCCCACGGTTTTGTAACCCTAGGAAAACATGAGAATTATATTATATCATCCTAGTAGTGGAAAAGATTTTATCACGACATGTTTGGCTACCTTAAACTGCACAATGTTATTTATTGCATCGCTTACTAGCTCCCAGTTTTCACCCATGTCGTGGACGAGGACAACAAGTGCCTGAAATATTAAAACATTTGGGTTTATACCATACTGGGTCCAGAGAAATTAATGAGATTTTGAGAAGAGTTACTCTTTGGAGAGCACAATacgatgaatttttttttattctattGGATTCGAAGAATTACAACAAAATCTTTagaaatcattttttttctaaacatGGTAGATACTTGTATTCAACTTTTTTTCGTCCACCTGTTTTCGGCCCTCGAATTTTTTAGAACCCTTTGAAAATACGTTCAAGGGttctcaaacaaaaaaaaaaggatgtcCTCCGGGAAGCTTGTATCATCAAACAAAAAAGGTATCTCCTCCTCGAAGCTTGGAAGATCAAACAAATAAGGGATCTCCCATACACTACGTGAAGCCATCTGCCAGATGGATAAAACTTTTCAATGAACAAATCGTGAGAAAGAATCATGCGCGTATAATAATTCCACTATGATATTTGCATGTTTACAAATATTACTGCTTATAATCCAGTTACTCACCAAGAAGAATGTGTCAGAACTCAGAAATTCAGTAATTTATCTAGCGGTCCATATCCCAATAAACCTTTTAAAATTTGTTCTTGTCCTAGATCTAAGATCGTCAATGTATAGGCAGGCATGATTAGGGGTGATCAGGCATGGTTAGGGGTGATCAGATCGTGGAACGAAGCTCATTAGATGCCAAGCCGGATCAGCTGAGCTGGATATGCTGACAAACAAAAGTGCGAGCATGGCTAATTTACAGGCGAGTCCCGTCGATCCGACAACCTATCGGCCCGTGCCCACGTGCATCTCCTGGGCACTCCATCCTCCTACGTGCTTCTCAAATCATCAAGAAAAACTATATATAAACTTTTACACACAATATTTCCGTGCAAAATTATTTGCATGCAAAAATTTGCGAACCAACTTTTGTAGAAAGAAGTTGTTGAAAAAAATCGGaacaaaactataggaaaaatTTGGGCaaaaaagttttgaaaaaaatttaggaAAGATAcagcaaaaaaattaaaaaaaatgaaacaaaaattTATGAGCAAAATTTGTAACAAAGATTTATGGAAAAATCTAGAAATTTAGAGAATTTTTTGGAAGAATgaaacgaaaagaaaaaaaaacaaatcggCCTGGCGCGACCGCTACCGGCGGGCGAGCACTCCATGCGGCGGGGCCccgcgcgctgccgccgccggtggggggAGCTCCCCTCGTGCCCGCACCGGCGCTCCAGGCGGtggacctcgccgccggggcTCACGCTCGCCCGGCGGGGGAGCTCCTGCCGGGGAGGCCAcgccccgccgctcccgcgcgGGAGAGCTCGGCTGGGGGGCCACACGCCACCGCTCCCGGCCGGGGCCGCAGCTCGCCCGAGggtgccgtgcgccgccgctctcggcGAGGGGCAGGAGCTCGCCGCTGCCCGCGCGTGCGAGAGCTAGAGCTCGCCCCGGCACCTCCGAGCAAGCACGCCCAGGTCGCCAGGATGCTGCCCCTGCGCTGGATCTGAGGTAGAGGTGTGGGGAATGGAGGGACGCGAGGTGGATGGGGAGAGAGCGCGTGGTGTGAGGTTAATGCCACGATGAGGTCATCTTGCACTCCGGCGCTGAGGCGGACGAGTTCTGTGAGGAGCTGATGCTTCCGTCGCCCCAGCCGCGGACATATTAGCATGTTTGGTTTTGACCAGGGGTTGGCTctgttccatttttttttgtttgatccAATTTATCTAGTATTGGATTGAAAGGATAGGTCTAAGCTATCTCATGTTTAGTTGAAAGGGTTGAGAGGGTCGGTTGGATGTCATTTTAACACCATTTGTAATTATTATACATTGGTTtcagtataatttttttatccaTCCTTCTTCTCTACTTCTCCCCACCGGGCTCCCCCACCCCTCCCTATCTCTCCCCACGCCACCATTGCTCCCTCTCACGCGTCGGCCATCGCTCGTCGGCTGCCCCTGCCCAGCCTGTCGCCGCCTACCTCGCCGCCCACGAGCTTTGCGCACCCTGATAACCTCCCTCCACGCAGCGTCGGCTCGCGAGCACAACACCACCaagcaagcgccgccgccgccgccttttgGTCTCACCCCGTCGCGCTCTCTtccgagctgccgccgccgccgcctcacggGATCCACACCGACTAGGACCTGGCGAGGCCATCCCCCGCCAGCCTCTCTCTACCTCGCGTCGCCGTCCTGGCCGCGCGGCGCCACACAACTggagagccgccgccgccgccccacgggATCCACCCCGACCAGGACCTGGCGAGGCCGTCCCCCGCCAGCCTCCCTCTACCTCGCGTCGCCGTCCTGGCCGCGCGGCGCCACACAACTggagagccgccgccgccgccccacgggATCCACCCCGACCAGGACCTGGCGAGGCCGTCCCCCGCCAGCCTCCCTCTGCCTCGCGTCGCCGTCCCGGTCGCGCGCCACCACACGACTGgagagtcgccgccgccgccccatggGATCCACCCCGACCAGCACCTGGCGAGGTCGTCCCCCGCCAACCGCCCTCTGCCTCGTGTCGCCGTCCcagccgcgcgccgccacgCGATTGGAGGCCGCCCCCACCCCTGCCCCACCTGATGCCGCTGCCCCATGCAAGAACGGAGACAAACGGGATCGAAGCGGGCTGAgtgcgtccgctcgttttggacGGATGCATTCGACCCGCATCTAGGAGGAATATTCCCTCCTAGGATCGACCCAACCCAGATGCAtttccaaccaaacgcgggtcGAGATTTCCAACTAAACGCGGGTCGAGAGAGTCGAATCCGTTCCAACCTAGTTCGACCCCAAACAAACACACGCTTAGGGTCTCCATCCTACCCTTCTCGTGGCGACCACACACCTAGTGCGCCCGCCGCTAGCCTTAATGCCCCTGCATCTGCCGAGGCATATGGATTTTAACAATAGCCAACTCGAAATGCGTGGCCCTCAATCAAGAAGAATGTGCTCGCCGGAGATACTCTCTGAAGCTTAGTGCTCGAATCCACCTAGTTCATTGTATATATTTTTCCGTTCCACAGATTCATTGCAGACACAACTAAGTAACTAACCATATAATTCAGGGATTTATAAATCCAATTTATTTGTATAATCTATAATCCAAATTCTTATAATTTATAGAGTAAATTGTAATCACCGTACAATACAACAACTTGTGCacattggtccaacaacttgtaaaatactcGTTTAGTGCAATAACTAGGCAGTGGGTGTAGATTGGGCAACCAACTTGTAAAACGCTCAATTAAGTACATTAACTTGGTAAATTGATGCATCCATAGTTCAAATGTTACAATGGCAACGTATTTGCTAATACTAGGTCGCAATGGATGGTATATTCACGTCGGAATAAATAATTGAGCATTATTTGGTCATTGATATTTGCATCACAATAGCAATGTATTTGGCTAAGGCAAGAACCTTCCCAGTGTAAGAAATTAATGTATGTCTTCATATTAATTATATTTTATACAataatttaattttaattaagAATATTTAATTTCCTAATCGATTTTAATAAGTTCAGCCGCACTGTTTTCTACTAATATGATTATATGCAGTTCAACTAAAAAAACAATATATTTATACCTATTAACAATACCTATTACGAGCTTGGCATAAATATTTTTGAAGCCTCCTGGAGCTAACGTGTTCTATACATTTGTAGCACATAACGAACCTAAGAGATCAGGATGGACTTCAGTCTCTCGGTAATGTTAATGGCATAATTCTAAAACTTGATTTGAACTAATGAATAAATAAATTTTGTACACAGTTGAGAAGCAACAATCTGATCATGATCAATAACTTTTATTGACAAAAATATAGAATTATTGGCTTGAAGAAATTTACATGTCCATCTCATTTACTTAATACGTTGTTGCTGCAATGTTTGGACTTAGATGCACCGATTTACCaaagttattgtactaaattgatCCTTATGGACCAATTTGCACCCACCTGTAAAattattgtactaaattgagcattttgaCAAGCTAATAGACCAATTTGCACTTATGTGCTAAGTTATTGTATGGTGAATGCAATTTTCTAATTAATTTTTAGTACCTTTATCTATAGATTTGTATAATAATATACATGAGATTCAAAACAGCATCTTAGATTACTGGCCTTAAACTGTGTTCCTCTATCTATGGATTCGTAATCTATTGCGGCTCCTTTGGCTCGCTGCGCTGTTGAGCAGGTTCGAGTCAGCACGTTAATCATTCAAGCTAAAAATTTAAGTCTGGCTTGTTCACAAAACACAACGAGGCAAGCTTTCCCCGAccccagttttttttttcaaaaagaaagagagagagagagcttgcCCCGACCCGAACAAGCCCGTTTTCGTCCAGCTCTCCAGCTCTAGGTACGTTTGGCCCAGTAAACTCACCTCAGATCTGGCTGCTTTGCAGCTGGCTGTTGCTCAGAGAGTAAGCAGCTGCAGCAATCTCCTCCAGCACGCACCAGCCGAACAGCGGGACCTCTTTGGTAGGGCTCTGGAGCTGTTTTTGCTAGAGCCGAGCCAAACGCATAAAAATGAAACGGCTTCAACCGAGGAGCCGGAGCTCTTTTTCAATTGGGCGCACGGAGCTGGAAATTTTGGCTCTGGCGGCTCCCTCCCACATGCGTCTGCTAATTGTTACGAGATGGCCCACATAGTTGCTCAAATTTACACCCAAATGCCACCGCAAACAACAGAGGAGCCAGAGCCCTTCGCCCCTCCGCACGCGTTCAATCCCGCACCGTTTTCTCGCCTCGCGTCGCAATAGCAGCGTTGGCGGCGCCATGAACCAGGGACATCGCCCAATAGCGGCATGCAGGGAAGTTCCTCCGGGTGGGGAAACCAGCTGATCGAGCCTGGCTGACCTCGATCCGGGAGTTGGGGGGCGGTGGAGGCGATACATCTAGGTTGGATGCGGCCCTTCCTGGATCGGCGGCGGCCAGCCAAGCGAAGGAGCATGGCCCGGCTTCAACCGCAGGCGGAAGAGTAGGAGCTAGGCAACGGGGAGTGGGGCGGCGGGGCGCTGGGTGGTGGGGAGCTGGGCGACGCGATGATGGGGAGCTAGGCGACGGGAGGCCGGACGACAACTCGAGGCTGCGCGGTGACTGGGATGGCAACGAGCCGAGGCGGCGCGGCACCAGGGAACCCGAGGGTCGGGCGGCGACAGGGAGCTGGGCGGCGATGGAGACGAGATAAGGTAGAAcgtggagaaaaaagaaaaggagaaggaaaatgaagaaaaaagagaaggtgaaggaaaaaaagaaaacaaagaaaaggagggaggaGTCCCTTTGCATTTATTTTAATCTGTAATTATTTTAATTAATCCTTCTCACATTATATACAGGAAGAAGGAAAATTAttgaaaaaagaaggaaaataaataggaagaaaagaaaaaaggaaaaggaaaataaaagggtATTATAGGTATTTCATCTTATCTAACTATTTTAAACTACACGGAAGAGACGTTTTGCCAAACGGTTTTCAaaaggaggagccggagccggagaagcCACTCCGCCACATGATCCGGAGCCGTTTTCAGATAAGCCGGAGCGCCGCGAAACAGTTGCAGCATGCAGCAGTAGGCAgtgacagcagcagcagatttGCACCAGCCGAACAGCGGCCTCATCTCCCCCAGCACGTACCAGTAGCCAGCGGCAGTAAGAACCATGCAGAAGCCGAACAGCTTCCTGATCTCCCCTGCTTTAGGTTGCAGCGGCACGCACAAgcaggcagcggcagcagcagctaaGCTCCAGCAGAACAGCTCTCGGATCTCCCGTGCTTTAGGTTGCAGTGCTACTTTAGGTTCCAGCAGCACGCACCAGTAGGCAACGGGAGCGGCAGTACCAGCTATGATCCAGCGGAACAGCATCGGATCCCCTGCTTTACGTTGTTCGCGAACAGTCGCCAGTTTCACCTGGCGCCCCTCATGGTCGTCCTTTTCGTTGTGACTTCTCTGCAAGTATAGAATGGCCTGCTCGTTTAACTGAGAGAACAATGTTCACATTAACGATAAACAGCAGGAAAGGATATACACTGCTCTTTTTATCTGCATAGACCATGGAGTACAAGAATTTAGGTTGAGCCCTAAGAGTTAAGGAGTTGTAAAACAAATAACTACATGATCAGTCATTGTGCTGTCTGTCTCCTAGATGAATTATTTTGGACTGCGACAATTGAAATCAGTTCGTGCAATCATTAGTATTTTTAGGGAAATTCCCGCAATCATGCATCTTGGACTACCATTtcataaaaaggaagaagaataaGACTGGTATAGACAACTGTTCGTTTAAAAAAGGTATAGATTATTCCCACCGGAGCCACATGGTTACTGAGCTAAATATAATGTTCCAACTCACCACTTTTTGCATCCTTTGAGCCAAAATCTTAATCGCTAGAAATACCATACCGCTAAAATACTCAAGTATTACTACTACTGTTCCGACAATTGAACGGTAATGGTGAGAACTTGCCTTGGAACTTCCCCTCCTTAGGATTTTAGGTGTGCCTTGCTGCAGCCCACTAGAAGTCATTTCTGCCTGTTGAACAACTACCTACAGTATTGATCTCAGCCATTAGCTACGTTTGAGTAACACAAACGAAAACAGAGATGTACACATACTCTCGAAAATGAAATTCCATGTTGCATGAATTTACCGGTGCTATCGAAAAAAAGTTACTCACGTCGGTCTCCGTAAACCTATCCATACTCTCCGCTTTAACAAGCCTATCGACTATTTGCTTTGCATCTGGTCTCCTCCTTGGGTCATAGTCAGTGCATTCTGTCCCTATCTCAAAGCATACTCTTAACTGTTCCAACTGTGAGCTTGTCTCCAACCTGTCTCTCCAACTTTCTATTACCTAAGGAATTGCAGAAGTGAATAAGGGTTTTATGAAAATGAGCAACATCTTTTAGATGGGAAATTAGAGCATGTAGTGTATGCAAACCGCATACTTGATGTAaagtaacaaaaaaaatccaaaaaggTAAATGAAATCCCACAGTTCATAGTCTACGTTGCTTTGCCCCCTTTGCATATTTTAGTGCTGCAAATGATGCATTGATACTCGCGGAAAAATTGTTTGTTTCTTTGTGGCCAATTTGTGCTTTGGGCTGCTCGATATACTTCATAGTGCTTAAATATGGAACAATGATATTATGAAGATTAAAAATGTAACATAATTATTTTAACATCTATTCTTTATCTTGAAACAACGTCACTATTGTAAAACTTACATCATAATCCTCGGGGGACACCTTTTGTCCTGTCAATATCTCTTTTATTATAACACCGAGACTATATATATCCGACTTGAACGTGATTATTCCACTGTGAATTTCCGGTGGTAAATAACCTCTGGTTGGAAATTTATATAGTCAAATAATTGAAAGGAAATAAGAGAATGTGATATACTCCTTCCTGTCAATATCTCTTTTATTATAACACCGAGACTATATATATCCGACTTGAACGTGATTATTCCACTGTGAATTTCCGGTGGTAAATAACCTCTGGTTGGAAATTTATATAGTCAAATAATTGAAAGGAAATAAGAGAATGTGATATACTCCTTCCAtaccaaattgtaggtcgttttgacttttctaaatttataaatattattatgcatctagatacaatgtatgtctagatgcataataatatctataaactagaaaaactaaaatgacctacaatttgaaattgaGGGAGTAATTCATATCCCCATGATCCTTCCGGATACGTACCCCTCAGAAAGAGCTTTCAAGAGGCTTAGTAAGCTTACAGTGATCCCCAAATATTTGAAGTAATAGCCCAGCTTTGCTTTTCATCAAAGCACCTTGAGAGACCAAAGTCAGCAATTTTCGGCACTATATCATAATCTAGCAGTATATTAGCAGGTTTCAGATCTGAGTGTACAATACGATTCCGATGAAGATAATTCAAACCTATGCAGATTCCTTTGATTATTTCATAGCGTTGCCTCCATTCAAGTCCACTGGATGCATCTAGAGTAGAGGATAAAGTGACTTTAGTACTTGGGGATACATTCGCAATATAATATTTGAAATCCAGCAACCCAGCAAATGTACGACAAGGTAAGTAATTTCCGTTATATGCTGGGATGCTTAAAAGAAATAATCTTTGataaagaaaaaagagatgAAAAGAAACCAATACTCCTTCTGTTTCAAGGTAAGTAATTTCCGTGTTATATGCTGGGATGCTTGAAAGAAATAATCTTTGataaagaaaaaagagatgAAAAGAAACCAAT
This sequence is a window from Setaria italica strain Yugu1 chromosome III, Setaria_italica_v2.0, whole genome shotgun sequence. Protein-coding genes within it:
- the LOC101771849 gene encoding G-type lectin S-receptor-like serine/threonine-protein kinase At1g61370 isoform X1: MDHAASTKRDVLELMLLDESVEPTDLPLSLLEDITNNFSADKEIGRGGFAVVYKGMIRSGTIAVKKLSHTYMHEKKFHQEIECMMKVKHKNIVRFLGYCANTQGKMESFNGKLVMADVQQRLLCFEYVAKGSLRDQITDASSGLEWRQRYEIIKGICIGLNYLHRNRIVHSDLKPANILLDYDIVPKIADFGLSRCFDEKQSWAITSNIWGSLGYLPPEIHSGIITFKSDIYSLGVIIKEILTGQKVSPEDYDVIESWRDRLETSSQLEQLRVCFEIGTECTDYDPRRRPDAKQIVDRLVKAESMDRFTETDVSNFFSIAPVVVQQAEMTSSGLQQGTPKILRRGSSKRSHNEKDDHEGRQVKLATVREQRKAGDPMLFRWIIAGTAAPVAYWCVLLEPKVALQPKAREIRELFCWSLAAAAAACLCVPLQPKAGEIRKLFGFCMVLTAAGYWYVLGEMRPLFGWCKSAAAVTAYCCMLQLFRGAPAYLKTAPDHVAEWLLRLRLLLLKTVWQNVSSV
- the LOC101771849 gene encoding G-type lectin S-receptor-like serine/threonine-protein kinase At1g61370 isoform X2, translating into MDHAASTKRDVLELMLLDESVEPTDLPLSLLEDITNNFSADKEIGRGGFAVVYKGMIRSGTIAVKKLSHTYMHEKKFHQEIECMMKVKHKNIVRFLGYCANTQGKMESFNGKLVMADVQQRLLCFEYVAKGSLRDQITDASSGLEWRQRYEIIKGICIGLNYLHRNRIVHSDLKPANILLDYDIVPKIADFGLSRCFDEKQSWAITSNIWGSLGYLPPEIHSGIITFKSDIYSLGVIIKEILTGQKVSPEDYDVIESWRDRLETSSQLEQLRVCFEIGTECTDYDPRRRPDAKQIVDRLVKAESMDRFTETDVVVQQAEMTSSGLQQGTPKILRRGSSKRSHNEKDDHEGRQVKLATVREQRKAGDPMLFRWIIAGTAAPVAYWCVLLEPKVALQPKAREIRELFCWSLAAAAAACLCVPLQPKAGEIRKLFGFCMVLTAAGYWYVLGEMRPLFGWCKSAAAVTAYCCMLQLFRGAPAYLKTAPDHVAEWLLRLRLLLLKTVWQNVSSV